ATATGTGTATTCATAAAGTTAGGtgcttaaatattttcttgaaaacagCTTAATCTTTAACATTTCCAAGCACTCTTAGTCCATCCTGTCTTGTCCTCCCTcattctcttcttcttcttgagGGAAATAAATACATCTTTGTGTGTACTGCACAtatattatgaaaaataaacttcCTCACTGGCAAGCAAACCCAAGAACAATGTTGCTAGCAGCTGTTGTGCTTAAAGCCCAATGGAGAACACTGTTCCCTTCTGAGCTCTCAATGCCCTTCTCAACATCAGCAATCAACATGCCAGAACAATGTATTACAAACTCAAAAGCCCAGGCCAGGAGACCACAAAAGCTCCTCTGTCTTGCATGAGGGAACTGAAAAGAGGCTTTCACAGTGCTGGAGAGTATGCTGGCAGACTGTGCCAGTTCAGAGCCCTCAGTGTCCCAGAAGATGTTTATGTACAAGAAGGACAAATCTTGTCTAATCCTTGGTTCAGAAGCTACTAtaactgttattttttaaaaatgagaagaatCATATGTATGTGTTGAAGATGACAATCAGATAATTACAGGCTGCTCAGTGGCTGAGGCATTGAAAAGGTCTTTGTGCTCCTTCCAGCAGGAGAAGGACATCTTATCTATTCTCATAAATAAGAAGCAAGATGTatcctttaaaaacaaacataaacCTATTTCCTTCTATTTTATAAAGTAGTTATTTCTGTACTTAATAATTTTTGCAAGCAAAAAGTTAATAAACCAGAGAGTTTGATTAACAACAATGgtgttttttcttaaagatgAAAATAACAACCTAATAAGCACCCATTTCTTTGATTTTCATTTAGGTTTGTAATTGTCAAGTTGCTGAGAAGAGTTAAGCTTCCATTGGGTAAAATGACACCAAAGTCAAAACAAGTAACTTCTCACTGCATTGTCCATTTAAAAGGAAGGTACCTACTTAGGTTTTCAGGAAACCTTGGTAGATGCCAGTGGAAGCACTGCCCTACAATATGTCAGAGAAAGGAAGATCAGTTTGGCATACAGAATACTGGTTTTTGTAACTTTATTTTGAATGAAATCACATTCAGATACAGCCCAGCTATATTAAGCAGACatttaaagaaatgtttaaaGCTAACTCCTATAATTAATCTCTTAGCTTCACAATTCTTTTGTCATTGATATTATGAGCTTAGACTAAATTCACTCTTTTGCATTACCCTGATTTTAGCCaagcatgttaaaaaaaatataaaaatgtctAAAATTTCACTTTCCAACCTAACTTACAAGAATAATAAAACTGTTGAAATGCTGTCATTAAAAAGCTACATCAGTATGATTTACAGCTGTACAAATTGTTGTTTAAAACAAGCATTACTGGATAAGTGATCAAAGGAGTGCAAAAGATCTGAAGAAGTTTTCCCACTGCCCTtgagtagatttttttttctggctaaGTTACAAATAAAAGCCACTTTGAAAATGAACTTTTAAATTCAccagaattaaagaaaaagctCAAGTAAGTGTGCCTGAGACAAAAGAGAAGGCTATATTCTATGGTGCATACTCACATTCCAAATTCCCAGAAATGCTACCGAAACCAGGGGTTTCCTTGCTTTTGACATGCTTGACATTTGTCTAACACCTGCACATAAAATTAGAAAGACATCCTGCACCTGACAAGGTGAACAGTCTGCATGCTGAAGAACTGAGTACTGCTGAGTAAGGCAACTGAGGTGAAGTATGGCTTAAGAACAATCTGGTTAAGGCAGAGTATGTGTTCTCAAAGCTGTTACTTCTGCTTCCACTTCAAAGCACTAGTGCACTACAACGTGTTTAAAAGCTTTAGTTAAAAAGACCtggtggagctggagctgcttcaGAGATAAATCTAAAGGAATTCATTAGAATACACTAGTCAGTCCCTCAAAAAAACCTTTGTCAATTTCCTATTCTGACGGTATTCAGTCTAAAGCTCCACACATATGTGTATTAACAGGGTAAATAAACATGTTAAGCACAGCCTTCTCCAAATATCCATCCATTATGTGCCCCCTGTGAGCCACAACTCCCACTGTGGATCAGACATTATCTGAAATTTTCAATGAATGTAGCAATACATGGGCCTAGTAATTAAATCAGATGCAGTCCTTTCCCTGCAATAGATAGTTTTATTCCTCTGTCAGGCCAAATTCAGCACAGTATTGTCCTGCCCTTAATCTAAAAGAATTTCTGTGGCATTAGTTTGGATTTTGAAGTGAAGATGGAATTTGGTCCATTTCAGCACATTAAAATAAACTgatccacagcttctctttaAAAGAATCAGTagattaaagaaaatgtatttcttttttttaagattaaaaattGGTAGCACTTTATGTATTTACTACTAGAAGAGTCCCCCTCACCCCATTTGGCCAATTTACAATTATCATTTATCCTTTCCTGTGCTAAGAATTTCTAGGTTATTCACAGAAATACATCAATTTTCAGGAAAGTGTAACAACAGATGCATCGTATTGTTGCATAAGCTTATGCTTAAAAATACTAGAAAGTAGCTGGGCTCTGGTCATTCTTTGGCTTGAAGCTGGAGTTTCCCTGGAGAGATCAGTTCTTCCATTTGTTTGAGTCCCAAGCCAGGAACCAGCCTGTGAATGTGGGAGGTTCATGCCCTTGCTTCACAATTACAATGGGGGTTCTCTTATCTCTGCCAGAAGGATCTGTTTCAATATAGCGTTTGGCtaaaaacagagaggaaataaAACGTGGAATGATTAGTTAATCCCTTTGGtgtaaaaaatacattaaaagcCATTAAAAGAACACAGGGCTGCTATAATACACTATTCAATCAATTACTTCAAAGGCAATGAGATGATCGGGTAAAGGCTGATTTTTCCCAGCCGGCAGTGAAAGAATTTTCCATGAAGTTAAAACAGAGAGATTGCTTTTCTGAGCAGTTTGTTACCATACAGGTGGATTTTGGCTTTTAAACAGGAGAAAGCATTTGCTGGTGCTGTGAGGATGCACGAGCTTCGTTCCCATTTTGTCCATGTAAAAGCCAGTGAGTGTAGTTTCCCTTGACATCTCAACATGACATCAATACGTATGGAAACACAGCCAGGTAACCCCCGCTGCTCCAGGGAAACACATGCAAGGGTTTTCAGCATGAACTTTGTCAGAATAGCTCAGCTATATTAAGTCACACCAGGGATGACACATGATTTTTCAAGGAGGTACGTGCCAAGTAAGTTGTCTTGAtttgttctgtttcttctctAATTGGAATTTCCTCCTGCAAATTTAACTGAGTGAAGGATGGCACTATAAGGACTTGCTGGCAATCCTTTCTCTAGATACATTATTGAGGGTGCAGGTAAGTAGGGACCTCCTTTTAAATTCCTTCTCTCTTCTGTGCAGTTACTTTTCATAGGGCTCTCCTACATATTATTTAAAAAGCTCTGCAGCCCAATAATGCTATCTTGATTAATTGTATCCTACATAAACTTAGAGTTTTAAAGCGCATTTAAAGGTAAAAATAGTCATCTCCTGTATTGAATCCTAAAAAGCTCAGCAACACTTTGAGACACTGTAAACATAGCTAGACTTCTTCTACATCATATTTTCCTCTTAGTTAAGTAATATTGATGCTACTTCACTCAGATATCTGCCAAATTGATTTGATTTACCGGATTTAACGGATTCCTGTCGCTCGGTTTCATTAGCATCCTTCCCAATCCAGATGAAAACCTGCAAACAGAGGAAAGACATAACTTCCCTGGTCTTATAAGGATGTTGTGTACAGCTGGTAAAGTACAAAATAGTTGATTCCTCTAGGAGAAACAATATATGCTATGAAAAGACGGCAGAGATACAGAGCTCTCACAAACCACAACtgatgtttttttctcccttgtgAGAAAGTGTAGTTATGCCCTCTGAAATCTCACTGCTCTCTATGACACTGGAAGGCCAGAGCTTTATTCATTATGATGAAAGGGTCTCTAATTACCTTTTCCATAGGCATCTTTTACAAGGAAATTGCTCTTTGGGTGCAGGTAGTATTACTGTCTCTGGTTTGAACTCTGTGTACACATCAACATTTTTGCCCTGTGACATGTGCTATCCTGAGTGACTGCTAGATAGCcaactgaaaaatacaaaaaactaGAGCCTTGATCTGCAATTCCCCAcctccctttctctttctctccaggaTTTGCTTGGAAACCAACTACATGTCCCAGGATTTCTTATCTGAGTTGGTATGTCCCAACTACTTTCCATCCAGCTCTTCCCCACCATCCCCCCATCACTCCTTTTCATATGAACCATGGACATTCCCTCTTATTTCCAAAAACCTCAGCCTTTTGTTCCTTAGGGTTAGGCTGAAGAAGACAAATGGGGTATGAGccttctcctctttccctccaagaggtgagggagggtAGAGAGAATGTATTTCTATGAGAAACAGATGTGTTCTCTAATCTGCAGTGAGTTTGCCTGTCATTCAAAAACCTCTctacattttcagttttcagtgaACTGGGCAATGATGGAGATTATTTCTGTCACCCTCCATTCACTTTCTAGTATGAAGAAATTTTTGTAAGGGTCTATCTAGTGTTGGTCCCTTTCTCTACTAGGACTTTTTGAGGGTGGCTCCTGCTACAAGGATTTAGTGGATTCTAAATACATTTAATGAAAtagcattttttaattaatacatttttgtgATGAAGTCAAGAACGCTAATGAGAACCTTTCCAGAACCCTGCTGGGGCTTATACTCTTGCAGCCTCCGTTGTTTTGAATAAGAAGTGCCTGCTGTGGTCTCAGATGCTTAGAAATTCAATGGCATGTGTGAACACCAGTACATCATATAGCTCAAAAAGTGTAGCTCCTTTTGGTatcatttaaagaaaacaaaacaacttcCATTCTGTCAAGGTGATTGTTCCTCCCATTTTACAAACTAAGTGATTAAGAATAAATTATCCTTGTTATCACAAAAAGCAGTGATACACAGCTCACCTGCTCCCAAACATCCAGCAACATGACATCATCTTCAGCCAAATCATCCTGAGTGAATTCTCCTGGGACCTCTTCAATCTAGAAAGGATAATATGTTTTGAGggcattttttttgtttttaatgattCATCAAGGCATACAATTTTGCAAAGACCTAACCTATTTTAATAATGTTAAGAGCAGAGGCTGATGAACAGTTCTTTTGACTTCTTAAGGGATCAAACCCTAAACTGATTTGATGAATGCATTAAGGGTGTTtctctgaaacaaaacaaatcacatAATGGCATGTCCTGTAAAATCAGCTCTCAGTTTTTCAGCATTGCTAAGATATCCTCAGGAGAGGCAAAGATCTACATTATAATTGTTGACTATTGTTAAATTGGGACTGAGGTCTGCCAGAAGAAGGAGACAGGGAAATTTGAACCTTGAGCCAACCAAGCTGATACATTCAGGCAGCTTACGTTCATTAATTAGGAAAAGGAACTGCTTTGGTTTGCAGTGGGTGAGCTCAGAGATGAAATACACACCCAACCAAGCCTCCCAGTCACTTGACAATGGGACATTACAGTTGACTAAGCCATTGAGGATTAGTCCCCAAAGAAAAGGCAGACTGCTTGCGTCTTCCAAGGACATGCAGGAAGATAGAAAGCAGTTTAATATTATTCTGTATGAGAAGGAGAGATAATAATGTAGCTAATGGTTCCTACTTTTAAAGGGTTGTCAAGGGTTTGACTATGTGTGGTCATGTAGGAGTGCCAAAGGGACAATAAGCAGATGGTGAAAAAGACATTCCTTTTCCCCACCCTGTGTTATGGTGGCCAGAAGGTCAGAGCGGTCTCACCTGCCTCTTCTGGGACCTCTAATGTTGGTGATTCAGTTTCTAAAGAAAGGCTATAGGAAAGAGGTGATTTCACAGAATTTGGAgggaatttaaaataaaaagtaaatccATAGCTCCCAGCAGACTACTGCAGAGAGTTTGGTTCCTATTACTGTATTTCCCAGAAGTATTTTAGAAGCTTGTTAGAAGAATACACTTTCCTATTCTCCTAAGATTTTGAAGTCCTTATTAAAGGATTCTGTTTGTTTTATCCCTCTCCAAATGACTGGGCTGTGCCTTAAGGAGACTGCCAGCTATGTCCCCTACCTAAAAATGAGTGTGCCCTTGCCAACTGGTGACACAGCATTGCCCTCCAGAATACGGTAAGTAATTAAGCCTGAATCACAGACTTAATAGTCAGTGCATAGCTCTGGGCATTTCTGCCATGGAAGTAGGTCTTCCTACCCTTCCTCCCTGAGCACAGGCCAATACCTCCAAGGCATAATTACATATCTTAAATCTCTGTGGCAAACTTCAGGCAGCTAGGGATTTTTGGCAAGCAGCATTTATTTTCCTCACCACCATTGTCAAACACGTAAGGGGCAAGGCACTAACCTCCTCTTTCTCAGCAAATTGATAGCAATCTGGTGATGCTCTGCAAGAATTAAATTGCTTTTGACTGGGCAAATACCTCATCTTTTTGCATCTGCAAGCCTCTGTTTCCAGGATGGAGCAGGCTCTGGATGCAAACTTCTGCAGTATTAATTATTCTGTTCATCAATCACATTTAGATAGTTAAAAGCATCAAATGTTCACTCTCTAGTTCTTGCCAAGCCTGGCTAACTAAACCAGATCCTAAAATTCATTTAATGACCACTGATTTCCATGGCAAAATATACCAGAATATACTCACAATAAATCTGCCTGTCTTATTAGAACAGCCATACAAGCGAGGGGGATGATCTTCAGCCTTTGTCAAGAGTAGTGATGAAgtctggtatttttttttacctccaaGTGCTTTCCAGAATTCCTCTAAAATACATAACATATAATTTATCCACCAGCTGATTTAACATTTGATGTTTTAGCTTGTTAGATAGTGTTTCAGAAATCCCCAATCTCTTTGCTGTCTCAAAAATGAATGCCTTAATGCCTTTTCTTACAGTACTTCCTGCAGTTTATCAAAATACCAGTATCAGTTGCATACCTaggaagaatcacagaattatagaatggcctgagttggaagggaccttaaaaatcatctagttccaatgcccctgccatgggcagggacacttttcaGGAGATCAGGTtgcacagagctccatccaacccctccttaaacacttccagggatgaggcgtccaccacttctctgggcaacctgttccagtgcctcaccaccctcatagtaaagatttttttccctaatatctaatctaaacctactgtcTCCATGCAGTGCTGTGTATTCTCAGCTGTCTATTAGCAGCCACGTGGCCTCATACAAACCTGGTTCCTGGCCTTCATTAATCTTAGCAGTCTGGCATTTGAGAACAGTGGCAATGTATTGAGCTCCTTGTTCCTCATCTTTACTTGCTCCTTTTCCTACCCACGTGTAGCCAGAGTTGTTTGGCAGTTTCAGAACAAAGACATCATTAGAGTTGAGTGACACTGCATCAACATCAACCTAGATAAGAAAAGAAATAGTTTTATTCTTCAAATCTTCAAATAAAGTAATTACTATTTTGCATGTTTATATAAAATGTTAATCTGCTATGCTTTTGGTCTTAAGTTCTTCCCTAGCTTTATATTGACACAAATTAGAGAAGGATTTAAGATAGAGAACTGACTTGCAGGGAAAAACTTAGGTTTGCAATAGGAAAGACCATCTCATAGGAGTTGCTGATTTCTTGTCTATTCTTTGTCAACTGACTGTTCACTGTGTGTATTCTTACAGTTCCTCTGAATGATGCAGACTGATTCCAGCCAGCTACAGCATATTAACTTTGGTTCATCAAATAGAGCACTGCGTTGGATTTGGAGTTCTGTGTTCCTACCAGATATGACTACCCAATAAGATTAGTCAGAGAAGCTCATGGCAGCTCTCTCATGTCCCATTGGGAATGGCTGCTTTACTTAGCAAATGACCTTACCTCTGCAATCCTAGTAATGGATGCTAGGTTCCTGCGGATTTGGAAGAGTCGTGTTGGTGGAGCAGGTTTCTGACCTTCCTTCTTGGATGTCCCATCCTTGTAGACGATAAGTGGTTTGTTTTTGAACAAGCTCAGTAAATGTGCAGGCTCTTTGCCTTGACTGACTCGGATCTGTACATATGTAAAGAAAtgcaataaaagaaacaaaaggacaCAAGTGGTTATTTTTGGTCTTTACTGAATAGCTATGGGGATCTTAGCAAACAATCCTAAGTATGTTAGCAAAAAACAAGAAATGGCAAGCTGAAAAGATCTAAAAATATAGTTCCAGACATACAAAGTTAGAGCATTTgcgtgatttttttttgtcaatcATACTGACACAAAGACAAGATTCAAACTTCCAACACCATATTTAGCTGATTAAAATGGCTGCTATAAAAATCACTCATTTTCAAAAGAGCTGTCATTTCATAGTGTTTTATAGAATGACTTAATTCTCCTGAAAAACAGTCTTGGAAATTTAGGTGCCCTGTATTTAAGCAGAAGAGAATGGTTGTTCCTTTTATTCATTATTTCTATATGTATTTTATCTGCAAGAGGATGAAAAAGATTAGCATGAATTTCTCATCCAGAGCATAACATGGATGATGAAAATGAACTTCCATTACAGATGTAAAAGATGCTACTGCCATCTAAAAAAACCACATTGCACTACGAAGAATGACTATTTTTATGTTACTGTATGATATAAGTTATTTGTATGCAAccatttaattttcctttataaCAGTACCATTGGCCAAGGTAGAGGGCTGCAAGTCCCTGCCTTTCATTcccagagagaaagggaaaaaagggaatgagACATGCTGTGtagccagcagagcaggagaagtGGAGAGCCCTCAGTGAGTCCCGGGGCAGCTGAGAGCTGGGGTGCcgaggggcagctgcagctgggcagaaGCAGGTGCTTTTACTTATTTCACAGGTAGATAGACTGCTGCCGTTGTCTGGTAAGGATAACCTAGGACACATATACTTGTAAGGGACAAACTGCAGCAAGATTTTAcaaatgggaaaacaaaaaccttaaaccacaccaaaaaaaaaaaaaaaaaaaaccaaacaaaaacaaactccaaataaactcaaaaaaccccaaattacCCAAACAGCACAGTGAAACATATTCTTGCAAGCCCAGCGTTTTAACAGTCTTTTGTACTGTCGTGCCATCTAGTGACCACACAAAATAACACACTTAACGCTTTCAAGTAATGCTGATTATTTGACATGCAAGGCACAGGTAATATATTCTATCTGTTTGCATTAAAATGCACACATATACGTacatatgtgcatatatatacacacatggaTACGTACACATACGTATTCCTAACTCATTGCAGGCTGAAAGTACTTAAGTATCATGTCTACTGCAGTGAAATGGAACTCCTTCAGCTTTAATAAAAACACTTCTTACAAAGTAGTAATATTGCTAACAATAGTAGTACTATTGTTATTACTTCAAGATTAACATTAGCCTTAAATATGAGGCAGGACCACATTGTGCTGGACATAGTCCAAATATAGAGCACATGTTAGGAATGTTTCAAGCAGTAATTAGCTAAATGTATTCTGATCTTTCCTTAGTCTAATTTCAATCAGAAATTACAACTGATTAGTGGCTAAAAGTATGGGCTGGCAACTGAATTAACTGTACCTTGATGGGTGGGAGAAGCCTTTTGCTTTTGTAATTAAGAAATGGGCATCACAGAATTATCTCCTGCTGCACAGAAAATCTCTGCTGGTCCCTTGTCATCTTAAAGCTCACTCTCAGGTCTTCACCTACCCGCCCCTGCCCCTTCTCAGTAGTGATATAAGGAGAACACACCCAGGCAAGCTAAGGACTAGTTTATCTACTCACACCCTTTAGTTGCCAGTGTCCTGTGCTTTGATTTGCACACCCCATTTCTGCACATGCACGTGAGGATGTGTATCCTGCTGTCATGGAGCTGCAAGCACTATGAGATGGGAAAACCCAAGTTATGTTTCTCAACGAGGCAAGGAATAGTCAGACCTTGTTGCACAATTACAGCAGCCTTTCCTCTTTTGTCTTTCATGTGGCTTTCAGTTCTCTCAGAGTTCTTTGGCCCTCTAAAAGTCAGGTGTCTTGTCTGAGCTAAATATCACAACTTCCTCCATAATAGAAAGGAGACAGGGGAGCTCCCACACAGCTATTGACTAGTCACACTCTGTTTGGAGTGAATTGCTCTAGGACAGTCTTATTCAGTCTCCACTGGCTATGCACAGGGTCTGTAAGTCTTAGAAGGACtgaaacttaattttaaaacagtggaaatcaaaggaaacaaaatgcaGTTTTAGGTTCTGGCATATCTGTGTTCTTTTGGACAACTGCATAGAGAAAGGACGATTCAAATGGGCAATCTCTGGCAACTTTAAAAGGATCCCATGGTGCTTGTCTTGATACAGACCTGAGAAATTGGCATTTCCAGTCTTTAAATGCTAGCTCCTCCTTTCAATTCTCATGAAAATTTCCATATAGCACATGCTCTGTTGGATTTTATCCAAAAGAGACTAACCTGTACAGCCTGATCATTTAATGACCGATCCAGCTGAACAGTCAGAAATGCAGAAGCAGTCAGTTCATCTTTTGTAGCACAAGCTCCTTGCCTGAGGAAGACAAGGAGAAAGACAATGGTTAAATTTGGCTTCAAAGTAACCCAGAGCTTGTGCTATATGACAAACTCACAGTGAATGATCTTACATTTACATATGTTCTACTCAAAAGGACATAAAGTCAGCATAAAATAATATCCACACACTGCAGGTCTGTGCAAAGGCAACCAAACCTACCATGTATAGATGATCTTCCCTCTAGGGTATGTGTAGAGGATAATGTAACAGTCACCCCCATAGAACTGTCCATATGTCTCAGGTCCCACAGGAACTCGGCCACTGCTTTCCACACGCCAGATCTGGGGAAACAGGGAAATCACTGGAGATTGCTGAACTTCATCCTGAGACTCTTCACAAAGTGTTTTACTATCTTATCCCTTCAGTGTCCTTTCTGTTCCCAAGTGTTATTGAATAGAAACAGGGAGGATTATTCATGAAGAACGGAAATACACCCTGTGCCCACTGAATTAATGAGGACCATCAACAAGGGGCTGCAATACACTTCTCTTTGTCTTGATGCTTTTTTCACACATGATCACTTCATAATGCTATGCTGAACTTTCTTAACATCTTACAGTGACAGTATGACATGGCACAACATTATGATCCATCATAAAACTAACATCATTTTGGAGAGGCACACTGCAGTCAGATAACATGGTGTTAGGCAGGTTTCTTCCTATTCCATTCACTACAGCCCAGGTCAGTTAATAATTCACTGCTCAAGCCTATGGATCATCCCAAGTGTGAGGTCAGAAACATAGAAAATACACTGATGAGGACTGTAGGTATTCatcccttctttttcttccagaagaCCAACACGCAATTTACATTCAACAGGCCATGTTAGATAGGTAAGATAAAATTTATTACAACACGAAAATTACCTCTACTTTCCCTGAACCATCATCTACCATGTTATGCTGGGCAGCCATTTGTGGAGACTCATGTAACTTGGTAGCATCAAATTCAATCTGCTCAATTTTAGCCACTCTCTCTGTGACATATACTTTGCCAAAGCCATCACTTTGATCTTTATCCTTCCAGTCTTTGAAAAACTGTTTGAACATTGGCGTTTCACCTCCTTCAGGAAGGACTTGAATCTGAAATGAAGGAAGATGTGAAAtagaaggaaaacagaactgACATAGTTACTCAAACAGAAACTTTTCTCGATTATATGTGAAATTTTgcccttaaaaatattttttctgctgaCTTA
This sequence is a window from Anomalospiza imberbis isolate Cuckoo-Finch-1a 21T00152 chromosome 1, ASM3175350v1, whole genome shotgun sequence. Protein-coding genes within it:
- the SCIN gene encoding scinderin isoform X1, with amino-acid sequence MAPERFPPAFAEAGQQSGLQVWRVERLELVPVPPSRHGDFFVGDAYLVLRTERRGDSVAYRLHYWLGKECTQDESTAAAIFAVQMDDYLGGKPVQSREIQGHESTEFVGYFKGGIKYKAGGVASGFNHVVTNDLSAQRLLHIKGRRVVRATEVPLAWTSFNKGDCFIIDLGNEIYQWCGSSCNKYERLKATQVAVGIRDNERNGRSKLITVEEGSEPDRLIEVLGNKPELPECDDDDDELADITNRRSAKLYMVSDASGSMKVSLVTEENPFSMAMLLSEECFILDNGAARKIFVWKGKNANPQERRAAMKNAEQFIQQMNYPANTQIQVLPEGGETPMFKQFFKDWKDKDQSDGFGKVYVTERVAKIEQIEFDATKLHESPQMAAQHNMVDDGSGKVEIWRVESSGRVPVGPETYGQFYGGDCYIILYTYPRGKIIYTWQGACATKDELTASAFLTVQLDRSLNDQAVQIRVSQGKEPAHLLSLFKNKPLIVYKDGTSKKEGQKPAPPTRLFQIRRNLASITRIAEVDVDAVSLNSNDVFVLKLPNNSGYTWVGKGASKDEEQGAQYIATVLKCQTAKINEGQEPEEFWKALGGKKKYQTSSLLLTKAEDHPPRLYGCSNKTGRFIIEEVPGEFTQDDLAEDDVMLLDVWEQVFIWIGKDANETERQESVKSAKRYIETDPSGRDKRTPIVIVKQGHEPPTFTGWFLAWDSNKWKN
- the SCIN gene encoding scinderin isoform X2, whose product is MDDYLGGKPVQSREIQGHESTEFVGYFKGGIKYKAGGVASGFNHVVTNDLSAQRLLHIKGRRVVRATEVPLAWTSFNKGDCFIIDLGNEIYQWCGSSCNKYERLKATQVAVGIRDNERNGRSKLITVEEGSEPDRLIEVLGNKPELPECDDDDDELADITNRRSAKLYMVSDASGSMKVSLVTEENPFSMAMLLSEECFILDNGAARKIFVWKGKNANPQERRAAMKNAEQFIQQMNYPANTQIQVLPEGGETPMFKQFFKDWKDKDQSDGFGKVYVTERVAKIEQIEFDATKLHESPQMAAQHNMVDDGSGKVEIWRVESSGRVPVGPETYGQFYGGDCYIILYTYPRGKIIYTWQGACATKDELTASAFLTVQLDRSLNDQAVQIRVSQGKEPAHLLSLFKNKPLIVYKDGTSKKEGQKPAPPTRLFQIRRNLASITRIAEVDVDAVSLNSNDVFVLKLPNNSGYTWVGKGASKDEEQGAQYIATVLKCQTAKINEGQEPEEFWKALGGKKKYQTSSLLLTKAEDHPPRLYGCSNKTGRFIIEEVPGEFTQDDLAEDDVMLLDVWEQVFIWIGKDANETERQESVKSAKRYIETDPSGRDKRTPIVIVKQGHEPPTFTGWFLAWDSNKWKN